From Portunus trituberculatus isolate SZX2019 chromosome 50, ASM1759143v1, whole genome shotgun sequence, the proteins below share one genomic window:
- the LOC123499625 gene encoding transport and Golgi organization 2 homolog → MCILFLFINPRPKIGEYKAIIVNNRDETYNRPTKPAHFWDDRIVGGMDMEKNCEGGTWLAASKDGKISCLLNIFQPVNAFKAGKTSRGFLVVDYLNSCKKGHQYMEVVKNSGKMYNPFNLITLDPQGNSYDVNFYNSDSKMIHQIQPGFHGFGNSPLMKPLKKVEKGKTMFQDLVNTYGKKELEEKLIAELFIMMQNKDLNFPDPQLTEQGKGHMEYFVKSLSSIWVSAANYGTRTTTVILVDQSDQLVYKERTMQDPVNPENPVWGENSFTFTIVPTDLYKST, encoded by the coding sequence atgtgtattttatttctctttattaatCCAAGACCTAAAATAGGAGAATACAAAGCAATCATTGTAAATAATCGTGATGAGACTTATAATAGACCCACTAAGCCTGCACATTTTTGGGATGATAGGATTGTGGGAGGAATGGATATGGAGAAAAATTGTGAAGGAGGTACATGGTTGGCTGCTTccaaagatggaaaaatatctTGTTTACTCAATATCTTTCAGCCAGTCAATGCATTTAAAGCTGGCAAAACCTCAAGGGGTTTCTTGGTTGTTGATTATTTGAACTCCTGCAAGAAAGGACACCAATACATGGAAGTGGTAAAAAACTCAGGAAAGATGTACAATCCATTCAACCTGATCACATTAGATCCCCAAGGAAACTCGTATGATGTTAACTTTTACAACAGTGACTCCAAAATGATACACCAGATACAACCTGGGTTCCATGGATTTGGAAACTCGCCTCTCATGAAACCTTTAAAAAAAGTCGAGAAAGGTAAAACAATGTTCCAAGATTTGGTTAATACTTATGGGAAAAAAGAACTAGAAGAAAAGCTAATTGCTGAGTTGTTTATAATGATGCAAAACAAAGACTTAAATTTTCCTGATCCACAGTTAACTGAACAGGGCAAAGGGCACATGGAATATTTTGTTAAGAGCCTTTCCAGTATTTGGGTTTCAGCTGCCAATTATGGCACCCGAACAACAACAGTCATACTTGTGGACCAAAGTGATCAGCTTGTGTATAAAGAGCGAACCATGCAGGATCCAGTAAATCCTGAAAATCCTGTGTGGGGAGAAAACAGTTTTACATTTACTATAGTTCCTACAGACTTATACAAAAGTACCTAA